From the genome of candidate division TA06 bacterium:
CTTTGATCTTCCGCTCCAGAAATTCCCTCCGGCCCGGCTCGATACGCTTCAGGCGGGAAAGGAACTCGGCGGTTTCAAAGATACGGAACTCAGGCAAAGCGGCCCTTCTGGGCCTTGGCATCGCTCCGGCCGCGCTTTAGGCTGGCTTCCAGCGGTTTGTCCGACCGGATAGCTGCCATCTCGGCCTCATCTATCAGACTTGAGTCCTCAATGTAGCGCAGGGCAGCAGTTTCTATGAAGTTGGACAGCGTCCGGTTGTCGCGCTGGGACAGTGTGCGGAAAATATTGTAGGTCTTGTCGTCCAGCCGCAGGGTAATGGTGGTGGACATGGCGCTTCTCCATATGTATGAATACAATAAAGCATTATAGAATACAACGTATTCTACCACTTTAGACCGTAAAAGTCAACCCCGCCGGAAATTTGGATAGGTCTCAGGCCTGTCAGATCTTTGGGCCACTACCCCCGCTTGGCCTGCCTGGGGCCCTGGGCGCTTCTGGGGGCCTCCGCCTTGGGGCTGCGGTCCAACAATCCCATCTTGTCCAGAAGATCCTTTTTGTTCTGCAAAGCCACCCTGGCTTTTTTTATGAACCTTTCCATCCAGTCATTCAATGCCTTCAGCGCTAATTGCTGTTCCTGATCGGCGGACCGGATCTCTTTTTCGGAACTCTCCCCATCCCGGATCATTTTCCCCAGGTCGTCTATCTTGGCCCGCTCCATGGCCAAAAGCAGTTTGGGGTATCCCAGGCCGGCCAGGATGTCCATGAATTCAGGGTCTTTTTGAGGGGCCTGGAACAGGATATCGGCCGCTTTCAGGAACAGGGCCGGCTCTCCGGGCATTTGGACAGTGATCCCCAAGGCCTGCAGCTGTTCCCGGTCCTCGGGCCAGATCTTCCTGACCACATTGGCCAAAGACTGGTAGGCTTCCCGGGCGTTCCTGGTGGTCTTGCCCGCTGCGGCCTCCCGGTCCCGCCGGGACTCGATCAGCGCGGTGTGGGCCTGGACAGCTATCCGGGCCGCCTGGTAAAGTTTCTGCCCCTCGTTGATCCTGGCCTCGGTATAGCCGGCCTCGGTCAGCCTCTTCAGGATGTCGGGGCTGGCCAGCGCATTGGTGATGGCCGTATCGGCCGCTTCAAGCTGCACGGGGATGGGTATGGTTGGTTTGGCTAGCACTGGCGATCCTTATAATTGCAGGGCCTTGTAACAGTTGGCCCTAACTGCTCTTTTCCAGGGATTTTTTCAGGAACAGCTCTCCCTCGGCCCCCCGCTCCTGGGAAAAGCATATTCGGGAAAGCTTTTTGTAAATGTCCCGGACCCAGGGATGATGTTCCCCCACCGTCTGCAGGAATATCTTGACCGCCGACTGGTACGCCTCCTCGGCCTGTGGCAGCCGGTTTTCGCCGAGATGCAGATCACCGTACTTGTAATAGGCGGTCCCCACATCCGGATGCCATTCACCCCAGGCCGACCTCAGTATCTCCAGGGCCTGCTCCAGTTCCCGGCCGGCCTTCCCGGCCTCTCCCTGCTGGGTGAACAGGACCCCCAGCCCCAGGTGGCTTATCCCGGTAAATGGATGGCTGGCCCCCAGCCGGCGCTCTCCGATGGACAGAGCTCTCCGGAAGGTGCTTTCGGCCTGACTGTACATATGCTGGATTGCATAGGCGTCAGCCAGGTTGTTGAGGTAGATGATCAGGTCCGGATGCTCCGGCCCGTGGTGCTTTTGTTTCAGTTCTATCCCTTTTAAAAGCAGTTCCACCGCCCGGGGGGCTTTCTGGTTCATAGAATAGACCGCCGCCAGGTTGTTGAGCATGGTAGAATAAACCGGATGGTCCTCATTGAACAGTTTTTGGCCCAGGTCCAAAGCCCGTTCTGCGGTCTGCTCGGACAGGTCCAGCCGGCCGGTCTCCTTGTAAACCCCCATCAGATTTCCCAGGCACTTGGCGGCCGAGGCGCTTTCACCCAGCCCCTGCTTCTGATAGATCTCCAGTGCCTGCTTCAGATATCCCTCGGCCTCGGCATATTCCCCGGTCCGTGTCATCAGCCCGCCCAGGTTGTTCAGCAGTTTGGCCACCTCGGGATGGTCGTGGCCCAGTTTCAGCCGCCTGATCTCCAGGGCCCGCTGGTACAGCGGGGCCGCCTCCCGGTACCGGTGCTGGATGCTGAGATTGATGGCCAAAGCGTTCACCGCCCCGGCCGCCTCGATGCTCTCAGGCCCGCGTGCCGCGGTCACAAGGTCCAGATGCCTTTGGTAATAAGGCTCGGCCTGGTCCAGCATGCCGTTCTTCTGCAGGCACTCGGCCAGCTTCAGCAGCAGCGGGGCCAGGGACGGATCTTCGGGGCCGGTTTTGGCTTCGGCCTCCTGCAGATCGCGTTTGGCTTTGATTATCTCGTCTTCGGAACAACCCATTTACAGGCTCAATCCGTCAGTTTTATCTTCAGATCTTTCAACTGCTTCTCGTCCACTTCCGAGGGGCTGCCCTCCATCAGGCCGCTGCCCGAGGTAGTCTTGGGGAAGGCTATCACATCCCGGATGTTGTCGGTGCCGCAAAGCA
Proteins encoded in this window:
- a CDS encoding CopG family transcriptional regulator; the protein is MSTTITLRLDDKTYNIFRTLSQRDNRTLSNFIETAALRYIEDSSLIDEAEMAAIRSDKPLEASLKRGRSDAKAQKGRFA
- a CDS encoding tetratricopeptide repeat protein — its product is MGCSEDEIIKAKRDLQEAEAKTGPEDPSLAPLLLKLAECLQKNGMLDQAEPYYQRHLDLVTAARGPESIEAAGAVNALAINLSIQHRYREAAPLYQRALEIRRLKLGHDHPEVAKLLNNLGGLMTRTGEYAEAEGYLKQALEIYQKQGLGESASAAKCLGNLMGVYKETGRLDLSEQTAERALDLGQKLFNEDHPVYSTMLNNLAAVYSMNQKAPRAVELLLKGIELKQKHHGPEHPDLIIYLNNLADAYAIQHMYSQAESTFRRALSIGERRLGASHPFTGISHLGLGVLFTQQGEAGKAGRELEQALEILRSAWGEWHPDVGTAYYKYGDLHLGENRLPQAEEAYQSAVKIFLQTVGEHHPWVRDIYKKLSRICFSQERGAEGELFLKKSLEKSS